The genomic interval GCTGCACATGCGTGCTCTGCATCCTCACTCCATCGATGTCATGCGGTATTTTGCCGGTGATATTAAGCGGGTTCAAGCGTTCATGACCAAGGCGCCGGGACGGCAGAGCTGGTCGACCGCATCCGTCAATGTGACGTTTGCATCAGGTGCGGTTGGCCACTTAACCGGCAGCTACGACATGTCGATGCGGCATCCCATTGAATATTGCGAAGTCGCAGGTAATGAAGGCCGGTTTGTTATCGACAACGTTTACGAAAGCATGACGTATTATCCGCATCACTCCGATGAGCTGCTCGTTGTACGCAACTCGCTGTTTGGCGGGATGCAGGGCTTCAATGATACGTTTACCCATCGGATCAATCGATTCATCGAGCAGGTCAAAGCAGGCGATGCGCCGGAGAAGATCGAGGCGTCAGGAGCGGATGCGCTTGCCGCACAGGAAGTTATTGAAGCCGCAATTCGTTCGCATCAGTCCGGCGGGATGCCCATTGACGTGCCTGCAATCGGATAAGCGACCGAACTTGGCGAGAGGAGAGGACAACATGGATAAACAGCATGGCTCGGTTATATGGTTCATGGGCTTGTCGGGAGCAGGCAAGACGACGACGGCCAGGCATATAGCGGCAGAGCTGCTGCGGGAAGGGCGGCACGTAGAGCTGCTCGATGGCGATGAACTTAGAGAAACGATTTGTAAAGGACTTGGATTCTCACGGGAGGATCGATTGGAAAATATTAAACGGATCGTCTACGTCGCTAAGCTTCTCTCTCGCAATAGTGTAGATGTGCTCGTCTCTGCCATCACACCTTATGAGGAAATGCGGGACTATGCCCGTTCGCAGCTGCCCGGATTTGTGGAAGTTTATGTGCAGTGCCCGCTCGGGGAGTGCGAGCGCCGTGATGTGAAGGGCTTGTATGCTAAAGCGAGAAACGGGGAATTGCACCATTTTACAGGCGTTTCCGATCCATTCGAGGTACCGCACTCGCCCGACATCATAATCGACACCGCTTCTGCTTCATTGCAGAATAACGGCGAAGCCGTAATGGGCTGGCTGCATGCCAATATGAGGTTCAAGCATGCGGCGCAACGAGCATAACCCGAGAGGTGAATAAGGACCGGAATACCGGACTACCCGAAGGAGACATACAATGAAGATCATACTGATATCGCTGGATACGCTTCGTGCATCAAGGCTGAGCGGGTACGGCTATTCAAAGCCGACAAGCCCATATTTGGACCAGATTGCCGAGCAAGGTGTGCTGTTCGAGCGAGCTTATGCCGCAGACATTCCAACCGAAGTGGCGCATACCGGCATTTTTACAGGCAAAGTAGGGCTTACGACAG from Paenibacillus sp. FSL K6-3182 carries:
- a CDS encoding Gfo/Idh/MocA family oxidoreductase, with amino-acid sequence MIRVAVVGVNHIGKIHCRAYRQHPDTELAAVCDLMLERAESAGLEHGVPAYTDLRELLAKEQIDLVVVATAGVEKGSHHFEPAMIAIDAGKDVHVEKPISNRIEEARTLVAAARERGVRLACNLNHRFTPAANKAKELMEAGKLGSLLFVNMRLTIQNPQEDTEWLHMRALHPHSIDVMRYFAGDIKRVQAFMTKAPGRQSWSTASVNVTFASGAVGHLTGSYDMSMRHPIEYCEVAGNEGRFVIDNVYESMTYYPHHSDELLVVRNSLFGGMQGFNDTFTHRINRFIEQVKAGDAPEKIEASGADALAAQEVIEAAIRSHQSGGMPIDVPAIG
- the cysC gene encoding adenylyl-sulfate kinase; this translates as MDKQHGSVIWFMGLSGAGKTTTARHIAAELLREGRHVELLDGDELRETICKGLGFSREDRLENIKRIVYVAKLLSRNSVDVLVSAITPYEEMRDYARSQLPGFVEVYVQCPLGECERRDVKGLYAKARNGELHHFTGVSDPFEVPHSPDIIIDTASASLQNNGEAVMGWLHANMRFKHAAQRA